ACCTAATGAATATCGGCTTAGATACGCCGATCTCCTTTATCGCCTCGATGACTCCATAGGCTACCTCGTCACCCCTTGTTATTCCCCCAAATATATTCATTAAAATAGCCTTTATCCTGGCATCCTTCAGCAGGAGAGTCAACGCGGACTTAACGATATCCCTGCTTGCCCCTCCTCCTATATCAAGGAAATCCGCTGGCTCACCCCCATNCTCCTTAACCAGATCCATTGTAGCCATGGTGAGGCCGGCTCCATTTCCTATTATACCGATATCCCCCGGTAACTCAACGTAATGGAACCCGGCTGCCCTAGCCTCCAATTCCTCCCTAGTTAAATCACCCTCCTCCTCGACGTTTATGTCGTTATGCCTAAATAAGGCGTTATCATCAACCATTATCTTAACATCAATAGCTATGAATCGTCCATCCTCGGTTAAAGCCAGTGGATTTATCTCCACAAGCTCTGCATCGTAATCCATCATTACCCTATACATTGCATATACAACAGCCGCAAATGACTTGGCTTGGGGCCCGCTTATGCCCATGAATTTCGTCAAATCGTTAACTAGGTAATCCCGTAACCCAGCGAATGGGTGGAAGCCGCCCCTAAATATTTTTTCGGGATGCTCCTTAGCTACCTCCTCTATATCTATGCCGCCCTCGGGAGATGCTAATATTAAGTATCGCTCATTGGTTCTATCAACGGTCATCGATATATAGTACTCCTTCTTTATTGGGGAGCCTTCCTCCAGTAGGACCTTCTTTATGGGGAAGTCTTGGATCACGCGTCCAAGGTATTCCTTGGATATTGCCTTAGCCTCATCAATATTATTCGCCTTCTTGACGAGCCCCATTTTAGCCCTTCCAGCAA
The Thermocladium sp. ECH_B genome window above contains:
- a CDS encoding succinyl-CoA synthetase subunit beta, whose protein sequence is MRLLEYKGKDLLYKYGVEKPRGIVISSPDQVDAGLKYPVFVKAQVPFAGRAKMGLVKKANNIDEAKAISKEYLGRVIQDFPIKKVLLEEGSPIKKEYYISMTVDRTNERYLILASPEGGIDIEEVAKEHPEKIFRGGFHPFAGLRDYLVNDLTKFMGISGPQAKSFAAVVYAMYRVMMDYDAELVEINPLALTEDGRFIAIDVKIMVDDNALFRHNDINVEEEGDLTREELEARAAGFHYVELPGDIGIIGNGAGLTMATMDLVKEXGGEPADFLDIGGGASRDIVKSALTLLLKDARIKAILMNIFGGITRGDEVAYGVIEAIKEIGVSKPIFIRLKGTNEEEGRKILAPLNIKIYDTAEDAVQDLIKAVRGGR